The Gouania willdenowi chromosome 3, fGouWil2.1, whole genome shotgun sequence genome includes the window CTAAATCAGAAGGAACTATATCACTTTGTTTATCAAGATCTAAACTTTCAGCAGCTAAAAATATACCGTTTATTGATTAGATTTCTGTAAAATTTTAGCAAgatctaaacaaaacaaaacaaaaaaaaaaaaaaacataaaaggatTGAAAatcatttaatcatttaaaatagcatCTTGGTTTGGAGTGTGATTTTTAATTATGTTACTGTTATTTGGAACACAGCACCACCTTCTGTTAGTTATTTGCAACTACTGGAAGAATTTCACATTTGGTTTAGccttttgaaaaataatcatcTCATGTGGTTTTCTCAACTTTTCACCTGTAGCTACACCTGCAGTCACTTCATCAATTACTAGAATTGTATAAACTTGTATACCAGTGATGGTAATTCATTGATTTTAGAATTTGTTATGCTGCTTTGTGTTACATTGATACTGTGTAACCTTTTTTGTATTCACTTTTTTATGTagtcatttatttcatatttatctGTCTTCATCATTTTATCTTATTTGACAACTAACCTCTCTGGTATATGAGGTAACTTTCATGCAATTTTGTCAAATTATGGAGTGTgcacacagttttttttttttttttttttttttttttttttttacatgtgagaaaaatgttgaaacCATTATGTTGGTGATAAAttatgtttcttcttctttaaaaacaatatgCTGAGGCATTAGTTTTCGCCATTTGGTAATTTAATTCCAAAccaaatttatttttgtcattttgtttgttttcctggtattttggttgtcattttctattgtttttttggagttaatCTGTGTACTTTTTCCTGTAGTTTAGGGTTGTgtcattttggatgtttttaatatttcgtgtatttctgttctcactttttatatattttcattccAGTATTATGATCTCtgttatgtgaaataattttcaCACTTTCTGATCATTTCAGACAACTTTCAcaaaagaaaatttaaaaatggattcatgaAATTTACAGTTATGTAGGAATGTAgttttcaaatccatttttCCTACACGTTTTTGtcagatgacagatttttttttaatatcttattgtattttctttcttGTGAGTGATCGTATTTTGTATAATGGTATTTTGATACGAAGacagattttacattttgaaattcatatgttttaatttattttttattttatttttcctgatGGACACATTTTGTTTACCCTTTTTTGTTCGTATTGCAGTCAGGCAGTGCTGAAGTCAGCCTAGGGGTCCTTTTAGCTGCTAGCTGCCTGTTAGCCGGTGTGAGCCGAGCATCCTTCAAGAAAGCCTCAGAAACGGACTGAATTCTGCGCTGCACAGTGAGCGTTACACTTCACCCAGAAAATCTCTTTGAAGACAAAGAGTATAAAGGTCTGAGGAGGGTTTTGttttaacaaatatttattttagataCAGCACTACACCGACTTGTAACGGCGCTCCGACCCCTGCTCTTTGTTTTTCACTGTTGACTGTAAACATCGTCGATAAACGGATTTTAACCCATACTCACTATAAATGGCGTGTCTTCATATATTAACGggtttgtttctggtgtcatcGCGGTGAATTGAGGACATCAGCCGCACAGCGGACACGCTAACAGCTAACAATGGGACCTGGAGATTAGGACCAGGTTTCTCTTACTAAATGGATTTCGTCCAccaaagctaacattagctccTAAACGAATGTTTGAACAAGTGTGAATATAAAGCTTCGAACCAAACGTTACCATTATCATTTGTGTTTGGTGTCAGTCAGGTTCATTAGCTGGTGTAATGAATGTGCTGGTTTACCTTCTTACTGGTGACTAGTTTCCCTTGATATTGAAACTTTACCATTAAGATTAACATTACTGTTTTCTGGTTTGTAACTCGCGATTATTCATTCGtttcaaaatctaaaaaaataaatgttgtagCTGTAATGAATCTGATAAATTAATGTAAAAGTATTTACATGAGTGGGTATATGGTAGCTGTCTTAGCTTACTCATTACAGATAGTTCTGTGACCTTTTTACCAAATGTGTTAAACTGTTGGTTAACACATGGAGACAGTGGTTGTTCTGAGACCACCGACATATCGTCTGTATCGGTGTCGTGGGGACCACAGTAAACGCTGACCTAGTCGGTCATTGGCGCATCAATCAGCTGGAACACCAATAGATTTGTAACACGGGTTTCTTAAAGGGAGCTAACGTTTCGAAACTGTTCTTTCATAGAAGGCCTGCGTTAAATGTTGTGTGAACTTCTTGTTGATGTATTACTGCAGCACAGCATTGATACGACTCTAAGTTTTTGAAGATACaactttaagtttttttttttttttttttgtcgagtTGAACACAAGCTGGCCACGAccgtgtttttgtttgtttgtttttgcatcTTTTACAGAGTCATGTTGATAATATGGGATCAAAACCCATGTTTTGTATTGTGAATTCAaacatagattatagattcattAAAGCTCCACTACTACAACATGATAATGGGTGTTTGCGGGATCAACAAACCATCATATCCATTTTTCATAGTATCTCAGTCTGTTTGTGTTAAATCACCATCTCATTTATATAtcatctttttgttttgtcattgaaTCCTCTTCTGTTTTACATTTCAACATTCCTATATTGGTCATGGCAGTTTGCAGAAGTTAGAATTTCCTTGAACAAATATACATTGTCAGTATTAGGCATTTCATTTAACCTCCATTCTATTAATTAAATGATCTAACTCAGAGATAGGCATATGTTATCTTATCACagctggggccacaaaaatgtgattgtctgatctgagggggccacatgatcaatattaatgtcagcatttagaataatgatcattctgtgcattaatacaggaaggaAAAAAtgggttgtgtgtgtttttttggattcattttgtttgtttttgctgcttctttgtgtctttagagtcatttagttttttctgttatgtgattttgtgtagtttttttttttttttttaatctgtgtaCTTTTTCTGTAGTTTAGTGTTGCatcattttggatttttttggagtcatttttattagattttattgtcattttgtagatttaaaaaaaaaaaaaaaaatcttttgtgtatttctgtgtgtttttgtgggtattttgtaatttctttggagtcaatttgtgcgtGTCCTATGTGAACACAGAATGAGTCCTCCGCATGTAGCacgccaccagttgcccatgtcctAACTAACTGTTAtcccagctttttttttaaaccaacaaaaaattGTCTGATGTTTTTAAACTTGCAGTTAACTGaggataaacatttttttaaagacttgGGCTCATCAAGAATCACTGATGTCCCATTTACCCAAAGAACAGGAATTATGAGCTTCACGTGAAAAAGGATTTAGTGCTTTGTTCACTAAAGAGGCTTTTCCCAATTGTCTGCCTGTTAGGGCCTTAGGTTGCATGTTTTATTCCTTTACTTTGAGGCTGACATGTTaaatgattacattttaatgtgGAGACTTTGTTCTCTCTTCAGATGCCTTCAGCAACAGTTGGCAACAGTGCTGTCCAGTCCGCTATCCCAGACCTGGGCAATGGAAGTCAGTCAGAACTCATGAAGCAAATTCTTGGTGTGGTCGAAAAGAAAGTCCGCAATATGGAGAAGAAAAAGGTATCTTTAATCTTTAGTTATCTACAAATAACATTGtatttatgtggttttattttgtgtaatccGATAGTTCATGACGACTTTAACACCAAGTGCTATGAAAATCCAGTTAATTCATAAATGAGAAAAGCACTTTGCGTTGTTTTATTTGgactattttggtttttatatcTGTCTTCAGTCTAAACTGGACGACTATCAGGCAAAGAAGGATAAAGGTGAAAGGCTGAATCAGGATCAGCTGGTAAGTTCAGTGACACACAGTTTGTTAATTGTTACCAGTATTATGCTAATGCCAATGGaaaagccttttttcttcttgtgtttttgtaatgagTCCATAATGCTGGTCTTATTTTCATAATGGCTTTGAAGGATGCTTTGACTAAATATCAAGAGGTCGGCAATAATCTGGAGTTTGCTCGGGAATTGCAAAAGAGCTTCGTGGCTTTGGGTCAAGAGGTGAGGACTACATGAAATTACTGGATTTGGATAAGAGCAAATGTTATTAactggtgtttttgttgttcttgccATTATTTCAATCTGATATACCTGAGTAGGGcaaaggttatgttttatgttctCTCGAATATCAAATGAAGTGCATCAACACATTGCTTGCTTATATCCAAGGTTCAAAAAGCTGTGAAAAAGTCTGCAAGGCGGGAGCAGCTGCAGCGAGAGGAGATAGAACAGCAGCGGCTAAAGACCGTCTTGGAGCTCCAGTATTTACTGGACCAGTTAGGGGACGACAGCGTGAGGCAGGACCTGAAACAGCCTGATGCCTCAGGCTCATCGTTGCTCTCTGATACCGACCTCACGTCCCTGGATGAATTCTATAAATTGGCCGGACCTGAGAGAAACTATGATATTAGGTATAAAGGGGCCTCACATctcaatagtttttttgttatgtGCTGCTCCACAAAACGCACAGTAATGTTCATTATGAGACGGCAGATTAACCATGTTGTGTAATCTGCAGGTTGACTGGACAATATGAGGAGGCTTCAATACACTTGTGGGAGCTGCTCGAGGGCCGGGACAAGGCAGTAGCAGGGACCACATGTAAGGCAGGGGTgccaaactcattttggttcaggggctaaatacggaccagtttaatctcaagtgtcCCACAGACTATAGGtggtaaaataagtaattttatcATTCATGTGCCCTAGTTATACAAGCAATAGGTGATGGATATCAGTccttgcaggatcttcacttaaatttctttgattttgtgaacaatttttatttaatttgggaaaattttAGAGAAAATTTTTAGGAAGATTGTATCTACAGTACTTGCAACGatttcacattaaaaatgacttccatcatgtgattTCTACTACTGAATAAGTTGGTGATTTGCCCATtaagtcatgtttttgctgtcatttttactttatcttgcgggccaaattgggagCTTTAAAGAGCCAAatttggccttgagtttgacatgtgataTAAGGGATTTCTGGCAGGAAAGTCATACACAACACAGACTATATCAATGTAAGAAAAATGGTTTCAAGTGTGCCAGTAATAGTTTTTAATCAGTTTGCCTAAACGAGAGCAGAAGTCAGTTATATTTTTCATGCACTCATTGACTTACTTTACGATGTTAGTCTCTCACGCAGGGAGAGAATTGTCTTCCCACTGAAgatgtttttttctgacttCATGTTTGAATTACTTCTGTTCACTTCTTTTCTAGACAAATCACTGAAGGAGACTCTGGACAAGGTGCTGATGAGTGGCTACTTTGACCGAGCGCATACTCATCAAAACGGAACATGTGAAAAAGAAGAGGAACAGGAAGATCAGCCTGTGGTGACTGAGTCCAAACCTGAGGAGCAGCCGTCAGCGCCTGGTGACTAAAATCACTGCTTTTTATCAAACTatgaaatgataacaaaaaattctcacattttattgtttttatttcattcaccaGATGAATTGCTGAGTGAAAAATACCCAGAGCCAATTCAAGTTGAATCCACAGAGGTGGGATTTTACAGTGTTGTGCACTTGTTGATATACGTCATGTGCATCGTTCAGtaacatattttgttttgtgctaTAGTTTGTAAACAGACAGTTTGTTCCAGAAAGTACTGCGTACAGTACAGACAAAGACCAAGTGGAGGAGTGGACTGTGGAGCCTCAGGTTTGCATTAATGCTGCACTACAGCCATTAATAACCATGCCTGTTTTTAAACATTAACATCATCTGTTACCGTACTGTATAGCTGGTAAATTCCCTTCAGCACCAGCCTCCGGCCCAGCTGGCACCAGAACCAAGCATATCCGTGAGCAgagtctctcctcctcctcctgccacTGACCCTGTGGTTCGGAAGCAGGCGGTGCAGGACCTCATGGCCCAGATGCAAGGGACTTACAACTTCATGCAGGTGAACGGCCCTGTGCTCCCCACTTCTGTCAATATGACAACTGTTGCGCTCCATATTGAGTCTTGACCTAGTTTTGACTTTTCTTGTATTATCTTGTCCCTAAATGTAGTTCATGACCCAACTAATCGTCGTGTGTTCTAGGACTCGGTGTTGGAGTTTGATGGCCAGGTGCTGGACCCAGCTATAGTGTCTGCCCAGCCTATGAAGCCTGGGTCTGTTGACCTGCAGCCCATGGGTGGCCCTTTAAGTAGGTGCCAGTTACATTATCCCAATGTGTGTTTCTGGTTGCAGCttctctcatttttttgttCAATATATAACATCAATAAAATTAGATTTGAAAATCTCTCTCAGTCCACACAGAATCCAGACTTCCACAAACGACCACGGTGTCCGGACCACAAGAATCCTCACAAGTAAGTCGAGTGGAAGCTCAACTAGAAGTTTGGAATGAAAAtcgaggttttttttaattgacagtGTAGTTGCAGCCCATAAAAGCCAACAGATGAACAGAATAAATATACCAAGGAATGTATCTATACTTTGTCACCTGCCACAATTAAAGGCACATCCTGTTCTAATTGTAAATACATAATTACCTCTGATACGTATTATTAGGAGTTGGACTCATTTTTATGAAGTGGAAAGTGCCTGTTATGTGGTGGACGTcaattgttatggtttgttctGCTTATTAGGCAGAACTTTCCTCTGATTAGTCAAACTTTCAGATATTTATAGATAATCAGTTTCAAATGTAGTCTctattttctgtttgtgtaaAAGGGAGTTGTTGACCAAAGTAAACATAACAATTTGAGAAGGTTAATGATGACTAAATCACTTATTTTAAGCTCTATATGTTTTGTATATTGATGCGTGACTACACAGACTACACATGTATCAAGTTGTACAAACCATCGATGGAAATGTTGatcataatagtttttttaaggagaacagaaaaaaaaaacgtcttttCCTTTTCCAGGTATTTAACATGAATGCACCTGTACCTGCTGCTACTGATGGCCAGGCTGACCCATTAAACCAGCCCAGCCAGTTTCCTAGTGGTTTTGGTCAGGGCTTCAGCAACACGCCAGAGAATCCTGTGAAACCGCCTGAATTACCACAGGAAAGGTTACAGTCAGGTGAGGGAACATTGCAAATGCACAGATCAGCGGAAAAAGATACAATTTAGTTTTGGTgcattttgttgaatgtttttgtgATGAATTCTTTAATTCCTTTGATGGTACAGTTGTCGGGGGTTACCAGTCACAGGACCAGGCCATGCCATCAGCAGCTGTCCATGAAGATCCCTCCACAGGGGCAGCATTCGGTCAGTCTGGTCAGGCTTTCTATAATA containing:
- the caprin1a gene encoding caprin-1a, which translates into the protein MPSATVGNSAVQSAIPDLGNGSQSELMKQILGVVEKKVRNMEKKKSKLDDYQAKKDKGERLNQDQLDALTKYQEVGNNLEFARELQKSFVALGQEVQKAVKKSARREQLQREEIEQQRLKTVLELQYLLDQLGDDSVRQDLKQPDASGSSLLSDTDLTSLDEFYKLAGPERNYDIRLTGQYEEASIHLWELLEGRDKAVAGTTYKSLKETLDKVLMSGYFDRAHTHQNGTCEKEEEQEDQPVVTESKPEEQPSAPDELLSEKYPEPIQVESTEFVNRQFVPESTAYSTDKDQVEEWTVEPQLVNSLQHQPPAQLAPEPSISVSRVSPPPPATDPVVRKQAVQDLMAQMQGTYNFMQDSVLEFDGQVLDPAIVSAQPMKPGSVDLQPMGGPLIHTESRLPQTTTVSGPQESSQVFNMNAPVPAATDGQADPLNQPSQFPSGFGQGFSNTPENPVKPPELPQERLQSVVGGYQSQDQAMPSAAVHEDPSTGAAFGQSGQAFYNSRAVPRGGPRSTRGMMNGYRGSSNGFRGGYEGYRPPFSGAPSSGYGQTQFNTSRDFSTSTYQRDGYQQGYKRGAAQGPRGLSRGNSQTMRS